AACCCTATCGGGCGAACGCCGTGGAGAAGAGCCTTGAAGGCCAGCTTCTCACGGCGGAGAGCATCGCCGCCGCCGCAAAAAGGGCGGCCAACCGTATCGATCCCCTGAACGATATCCACGCCTCGGCCGAATACCGCGCGCACCTGGCCCGAGTGAATACGCAGCGAGCGCTCCAACTCGCCGCCTCGCGGATTTGAGCCGTAACGAACCAGCCAGCGCCACGGGCTTTGGTATAGAAGTCCTGACACCGGTCGAGTTCTTGGCCAAACTGAGGCATAACGTATGACAACGATTCACGCGCAGGTACTCGATCCGCTGGCCTGCCAAGTCGCGGAGCTGGCAGAGCAGGAGAATCTAAGCGTCGATCAGCTCGTCAGTATCGCGCAGGCTTATCAGGTGTCCGCCTGGCGCAAGCGCGGCACCATGGCAGCAGGCGCCCAGCGCGGCAGTTGGGAGAAGTTCGACCGGGTCATAGCCAAGGTGCGCGACGTGCCGCCCTTGCCGGGCGATGAACGGTGAGGCAGAGACTCAGCCCGCTCAGGGCGACAGGGCACGGTAGAAACGTTGTCTCACGCCGGGAGCGAGCGGATCGACAATTTGAATGGCCGTGCTGGCGCTGAGAATGTTCGTGAGGGGTTCCCACGCCGCTAGGTCCGCCGAAAACTGGATCAAATAGATGCGCCCAGTTTCCCCATTGAGCGTCAGTTGAAACTGGCCGTTCGGCAGAAGCACGCCCGCCAGCTTTGGACCTTCTGGTACCGTAACGGCAACGGCAAATGTGGCCGTGTGGCCAAGCGGAGGCGAACCATTGTCGGTCACTTTGACCGTAATTGAATTCGTGCCGCCTGCGGCGAGCGGCCCTGGCGTCCACGAGAACAATCCGGTCTTGGCGTCAATACTCGGGCCGACGGGCGCGCCAGGTTCCAGGCTGTAAGTCAGTTCATTGGCTGGCAGGTCTGGGTCCTGAGCTTTGACATTCAATCTGAGCGGCTGGCCTGCGGCAACCTTCTGCGCAACGATCGCCTCCAACACAGGGGGCCGATTTACTTCCCGAACAATGACGGTGAAGCTGCGGCTCGCGGTCAGAGGCGGGTTACTGCTGTCCGTTACGCGGACCGTGATCCTGTTCGTGCTTGGCCCTTCGGCTTCGGTCGGCTGCCACAGGAACGCGCCACTATTCGGACTGATGAGAGCGCCTGCCGGCGCGCGAGTCTCCAACGCGTAGGTAAACGGCGGCTGAGCCAGGGGGCTATCCATCACGGATGCGCCAAAGGCGATAACAGTGCCCTCGTCCTCCGTGCGATCCGGGATTTGGGCCAGGCGAAGTTTGGCGGGCGTAACAAGAACTTGAACGATTGCCGTCGCTTGCATTGGCGGGGATCCGTCATCAGTGATGCGGACGGTGATCCGATTGGTTTGAGCCGCAGCCACAGCCGGGGTTGTCCAACTGAAGACCCCTGTCCTGGGATCAATGGTCGCTCCCGCGGGCGCGTCTGATCCCAGCGCGAACGTAACCGCGTTCTTCGGAGCGTCTGGGTCCGTCGCTTCGACCGCGAACTCCAGTCTCGAGTTCTCCTCCACGATTCTATCGGCAAGGGCGGAAATGACGGGCGTCGAGTTCACTTCACGCACGATAACCGAAAACGCTCGGGTGTCGCTCAGGCCAGGAATCCCACTGTCCGTCACCCGCACCGTGATGCGGTTGGTGCCCGGCCCCTGTTCCTCGCTCGGGGTCCAGGTGAACAGGCCGCTCACCGGATCAACGCGGGCGCCCGCCGGAGCGTCCGACTCCAAACTGAATCTCAGCGTTTGAGCTGGCAAATCCGGGTCCGTGGCAGTGACGGTCAAGGAAAGTGGAACGCCTTCATCGACGGTTTGATCGGGAATCGCCGCCAGACTGGGAGGCAAATTCACTTCGTTGACGATGACTGTGAAACTGTTCGTGGCGGTCAGGCTTGGAACTCCATTGTCCGTCACCCGCAACGTGATGATATTGGTGCTCGGCCCCTGAGCTTCGATGGGCGTCCAGGTCAACACACCCGTGCTCAGGTCGATGCTTACGCCCGCCTGCGGCTCAGCCAGGCTGAAGGCCAGGACGTTGGCTGGAATGTCCGGGTCCACGGCTGTGATCCGCACCATCAGGGGCGTCAGTTCGTCAAGAGTCTGCGTGCCGGGAACGCTCAACACCGGCGGGAGGTTCACTTCGCTCACAACCACCGTGAAACTGTTGGTCGCGCTCAAGGGCGGCACCCCGTTGTCCGTCACCTTGACCGTGAACAAATTAGTGCTCGGCCCCTGCTGCTCGCTCGGCGTCCACGTGAACGCTCCTGTGTTTGGCGCAATCGCCGCGCCCGCTGGGACGGCCTCATCCAAACTG
This genomic interval from Verrucomicrobiota bacterium contains the following:
- a CDS encoding cadherin repeat domain-containing protein, with protein sequence MLLTFAVSATDQDTPSAKLSYRLEEPFPTGASINSTNGVLTWTPTKQQAPSTNLITVRVTDDSSPPLTDTKSFTVVVNRINSPPVIPAIPDQNASEGAPFSLVVQATDPDGPGQQLTFSLDEAVPAGAAIAPNTGAFTWTPSEQQGPSTNLFTVKVTDNGVPPLSATNSFTVVVSEVNLPPVLSVPGTQTLDELTPLMVRITAVDPDIPANVLAFSLAEPQAGVSIDLSTGVLTWTPIEAQGPSTNIITLRVTDNGVPSLTATNSFTVIVNEVNLPPSLAAIPDQTVDEGVPLSLTVTATDPDLPAQTLRFSLESDAPAGARVDPVSGLFTWTPSEEQGPGTNRITVRVTDSGIPGLSDTRAFSVIVREVNSTPVISALADRIVEENSRLEFAVEATDPDAPKNAVTFALGSDAPAGATIDPRTGVFSWTTPAVAAAQTNRITVRITDDGSPPMQATAIVQVLVTPAKLRLAQIPDRTEDEGTVIAFGASVMDSPLAQPPFTYALETRAPAGALISPNSGAFLWQPTEAEGPSTNRITVRVTDSSNPPLTASRSFTVIVREVNRPPVLEAIVAQKVAAGQPLRLNVKAQDPDLPANELTYSLEPGAPVGPSIDAKTGLFSWTPGPLAAGGTNSITVKVTDNGSPPLGHTATFAVAVTVPEGPKLAGVLLPNGQFQLTLNGETGRIYLIQFSADLAAWEPLTNILSASTAIQIVDPLAPGVRQRFYRALSP
- a CDS encoding xanthine dehydrogenase family protein subunit M, with amino-acid sequence PYRANAVEKSLEGQLLTAESIAAAAKRAANRIDPLNDIHASAEYRAHLARVNTQRALQLAASRI